GAAATCAGATACCAAATGGTTGAGAAGGTGGCATTGGCCCTGATCATCACCGCACGACGAATGCGGATGTATTTTCAGAATCATCGCATCATAGTTAGAACCAACTATCCCATTATGAAAATTTTGACTAAACCCGACCTGGCCGAACGTATGATAGGATGGGCGATCGAACTATCAAAATTTCATGTCGAATACCAGCCGAGGGGCGCAATCAAGTCCCAAGCCCTCGCAGACTGTGCATCAGAACTCACTCCGCAACCGACCGAGGAAGAGGAATCCACATGGATGTTGTATGTGGACGGTTCTTCAAACAACTGCTCATGTGGAGCAGGAGTGGTGTTGGAAGGACCAGGCGAGATTGTCATTGAACAGGCAATGAAGTTTGAATTCAAGACTTCGAACAaccaggcagaatatgaagctaTCATCGTCGGCCTACACCTGGCTATGGAGTtagaaataatcaaattgaTTTGCAAAAGTGACTCTCGGCTGGTCATCGGGCAGCTCACAGAAGAGTATGAGGTAAGGGAAAATTTACTTCAGCAGTATTACCATTTTGTGAAAAACCTCTTAAATAGGTTCAGGGAAGTATCATTCCAACACGTCCGAAGAGAAAACAACACTCGAGCGGACACTCTTTCACGATTGGCCACTGTCAAACAAAAGGGAGTCCATCGGTCGGTCATACATGTGACCTTGAATAAACCAAGTGTCGGCATGGAGGAATGCCTGACGACCAACACGCAACCTAACTGGATGACCCCCATCAAGCAATACCTGACAGAAGGAATATGTGGCCCACACTTGGAGAAAACAATGAAACAACAAGCTGCCAGGTATATTCTTATTGATCAAGACCACTATAGGAGAGGTTATTCTCGTCCTCTACTAAAATGCCTGAATCCTGACCAAATTACCTATGTGATGACCGAGTTACATGAAAGAATATGTGGAACTCACTCGGGAGCACGAACCATGGCTGCTAAAGTACTCAGGGCCGGATACTATTGGCCGACCATGCAAGGAGACTGCACAGAATTCGTTCGGAAATGCTTAAAATGTCAAGAATACGGAAATATATCGCATGAAAAACCGGAACACTTGCATTACATTCTATCTCCCTGGCCATTCGTGAAATGGGGGATGGACATCATCGGACCCTTTTCACCTGGCAATGGACAATGCAAATTCCTGTTAGTCGGCATTGattacttcactaagtggatcgAGGCCAAACCCTTGATAGCCATCACTGCTCGTAACGTCCAAAATTTTGTACGGAAGAATATCATTTGCAGGTTTGGTCTACCTCAAGTTATTATCACAGACAACGGCCGACAGTTCACCGACCGAGGTTTAGCAGAGTTTTATGAAAAACTCCATATCAAACACATCACAAGCTCGGTCGAGCATCCGCAAACCAACGGTCAAGCCGAGGCCGCcaacaaagtcattcttaacGAACTTAAAAAGAGACTTGGTCCAGCTAAGGGAAATTGGACTGAAGAGCTTTTAGACGTCCTCTGGGCCTATCGTTGTACACCGCAATCAACAACTCAGGAAACACCTTATAGCCTGACGTACGGCACCGAAGCTATGATTCCGGTCGAGATAGGCGAGCCTTCCCTACGCCGACAGACATTAGATCTGGACTTGAACAAAGAAAGTCTACTGGTCGGCCTCGACCTCATTAATGAATTAAGAGACAAGTGCAGAATACGAGAAGAGGCATGCAAGATACGTGCGGCACGACGATATAACTCAAAGGTGAAGCCACGAAATTTTCAgaaaggagacttagtttggcgcATGCGCAGTGATGCTCGGAAGGATGGGGAGAAGTTTGCAAGTAACTGGGAAGGACAATTCCGTATTGCTGACACAGCAGCTGGAGGAGCATATCACTTAGAACATTTATCAGGAAAATCTGTACCGAGAatgtggaatgccacgcatctcaaattctaCTACAGTTGATAAATGAAAATTAgtgtactctttcctcgctcggccgttttatccctaaggagggttttcgaccgagaaggttttaatgaggcactttaaaaaatatataactctTCGCCGCTACGCTATTTGGTTGATCAGAAATTAACTTATTAATACACCGTTCGTTCGGTCAGAATTTTATTCACAACTTAAACGTTGTTCACCTATAATTGGTCAGAAATTAATGAAGTTAATTTGTTAATACACCGTTCATTCGGTCAGAATTTTATTCACAACTTAAACGTTGTTCACCTATAATTGGTCAGAAATTAATGAAGTTAACTTATTAATACACCATTCGTTCGGTCAGAATTTTATTCACAGCTTAAACGTTGTTCACCTATacttggtcagaaattaatgaagttaatttattaattaacctCTCGTTCGGTCAGAGACATAACTTAATAGTTGAAAGCATGTACATACACGTTATAAAGGTAATTGTTCACACACAAGTTAAACCACCAAAAGATAAAAACAACAAACTTGTCTTAAGCCCACAACCCGGGTCCAGGTATTCACAATTATATTATATCAATGGTTTCGTCCGGTTGAATGGTGCCAGTCGGCTGGTCCCCATGGTCTGATCTGCACCATCCACATCTTCCCCAAGCGGCACAAGCCGACCGCTAACGACGTCCTTGCCCGGATCATATCGGGGGTCGTCGACCGGTATACCGTGAAAAAAGGCCGCCTAGCGAACGCCCTGGTTGAATGACTCTTCGTTGATTCGCAGCATGAACTCCTGGTATTTCTCAATTTCAGCATTGAGGGACTCCCTCTCGGTCGTCATATCAGCCTTATCCTTCAAAAGATCATCTCGCTCAGCCATCACTTTAGCCAGCGTGGTCTTCAAGGACTCCCTCTCCTCAACAGCCGCTTGGCTCTCCTTCCGCCTCTCCTTCCGACATTTGTCGGCCGCTTCTAAGGCGTTCTTCAAAGTAACGGCTGAGTCATTAAGTTGAGTCTTCAACTTTGGAATTACAACCACTTCAGGCCTCTTAAGTTCGTCGCCAATGGCTCGACTGACCACGGCCGCCCGGCATTGCAGTTTCACCATCTCTTCGATCAAATCCAGAGTGGGGACAGCTGCCAGAATTCCCTCGTCCTCTGCTCGAAGGTCGAATTGCATGGTGGGGGCGACCCTCATTCCCAGTCCCAACATACTTACTGGCTTACCGGATGAGGTACCTATTTCTGCTCGCGGAGCCTTTGACGGACGTCCTCTCTTTTTGTTAACTGGGGTCGCGACAGCAATCTCGGGCTCCACTATTTCTATGGCGGCCGGCTGAGTAGCAATCAGAATGATGGGGGATGTTTTCCGCCCCTCGGCCTGCTTCTTCAGATTCCTCATAAGTTTGCTCAAACTCGGAtccatttttaaaatgataCCTACAAGCACGGGTAAGGTTAAAACACACCAAAAGCAAACAGTAAAACGACCGAAAGCAAAGAAGCTCATACCATTTAGATCTGCCCATTGCTTGGACGACCCGTAAAGAGCTATCAGATCTCGAGTGGGGAGTCTACACGGTAGTTGATCGACGATCGACAATATTTCTTTATCGATAGGAGataaagattttcaaaatcggTTGTCAATGGAAGTGGGTTTTTCGGTCCAATGGAAAGGAAATTTGGTGGTTCCGTCGGCATTGTAAAAAAGGTCCCTACCGTCGGGCTCAACAAAAACTTTGAAATAATAATCCTTGAAATTCTTATAAGAGGTGGTAAAAGCGGCGAAACGCACATTCTCAGATCGACTAGTCAATGACAACCAGCCTACGGGAGTACTAGGATAGGTGTGGTAATAATACAGGAATGACTCGGGAGTAGGCCTAAAGCCCAAAATCCGACACAAAATTCGAAAGGCCTGCAAGGTGGCCCACGAGTTTGGGTGTAGTTGGGTTGGTGCGACATTAAGAATCCGAAGGACCCCCATAGTAAAATCGTCGAAAGGAAAAGTTATACGCAGGTGAGAAAAGAACGTACtatacataaagaaaaaaatcatgCGGGGCATTCTCCCAACCGTGACAAACGCGGTCGGTTACACCACAAACGTCCACGGCCAACGCCTCGGTCGGGCAATCGGATTCCAAAAAATCCTTATTTATAGATAAGAACTTATCTAAGTCATCAACAGTCTTAATTTTAGTAGGAATTCGGAGAACGGATGGGTCAACCCAGTCATAACTTGGGTCGTCCGACGATTGACTCGCACTACCGGAAGCAGTACGAGTCACAGACGAATCTACACTACAAGAAGACTCTACAGAAGAGGGCATCACTAACCTTAGGGGCGGATGAAACTGAAGCAAACTCGACAATCGCAATAGACTCGGCGCTCGGAGCAGAAAGCACAAGATCTAGGAAGTAGAAAGAGTGAGTAAACCCTTTCCCAACAAATGAAATGCTATTTATAGGCAATGAAGTGAGAGAAGAACCCTCCCATCAAACGTCCAACACCATTGGATCTCATTTGATCCAACGGGTACAATCACTCGGCATTCGAAACGACACTCAATCACCATCGTTGAAGCCATCAGATGAAACAGTACACGCCTAAACGGCAGCTCTGGCAAACGTCACGTCTCTGCGACACATTTAAGAGGAACCAGCTGTAAAGCACTACCTTGAAACCCCATCCATCTTGTACGACTCTTCGGCCAATCATaccctcgagcctggggggcaagtgtaccggtcggcTCCTACGACCGAACATGcatgttaaataaaattaataaaataaatacgtGGCAGAATGGCAGTTACAACTGTAGTTGAATGGGTCAAGGACATTTTCAAGAACACTCCCTTAATATCAGGAAGCCACTACTCATGACCCAAACACCACTAAGCACGACTTCAGCAACTACCTACTTGGCCCACACGAACCAAAGCCCAAGTCAACCTATAAGAAAGACTTCTGAGAGGGGGAAAAGGTACGTTTTTGAATCTATCTGAAACATTGAGAAAAGAGgagcactgacttgagcgtcggagtgcaatcgcaggtacccccgccGACTGGACGTGCATACGCGCAGAGGAGAAAGGACTAGAAGAATTAAGTAGCTGCTGGACAACAACAATTAAGTACTGACGTGGAACAACATCACTCTAACCCTGACATCCACACAGGTAGAATTCGATACTAAAAAGTTCATTTTCAATCAAATATACCCTTCGAACAGTGTTAAGCCTTTCATTTGCTATCTCCGCTCCATGATAGTTTAATACTTTGTATtcataagaatattttaattccatttatttatatttatttattaaaatgattttaattcttcaaatatatgattttaaaaatGGCTTTTGCTGGAGTCAATTAAATATgacctatttttttataatttaaaaaaaaatcataatatctATATCTTTTTCATCTTGTTTTATGGATTGGAATTTTTTgaaatgttaaatgaatcttCTAAATTGTATAATcgtaaaattattataatctaAAAAAGTGATGGCAACTGAACATTGAATCAAAATAATCCTATGTGGACGCAACACGGCATAGAATTTTGGCAGTTCTTGAATCTCATGGCAGGAAAAATGAAGGTGCGTAATGGATCaagaatttaatttaacttGCTCATAAATGAGATTAACGTTGAAGAATGACGCTGATAAAATTACATGGGTCAAGAAACTCGTCATTGACATGATttcacaattttataaatttaacttaataaaaattacaaatatcaTAAATGTGTTTAGCCAATCAGAAACAAATAGAGTgagtgaaaataaattaaaataaaaaataaaggaaataaaatatgttaaaaatattaaaatagaagACATTTATCTAAtttgaaaataacttttttgaGTTGATTATTCGTTGAAACGAAGAAAAGTTAGTTCTAAagcaaaataattagttatatttgGTTCTCTCTTTCAAGTAATTCAATAAATGTAGtagttattatttataaagTCTATTTGAAATTACGTTATCCAAATTAAGTCTatttgaaactattttagaCAGGACTATCtgaaataatattattgtatCATAACATGATATCAAATATTTTGTAGGCAAGTCCCCTTCTTTTGTCACCGATTTCAAGAAATACAATTTAGTATTACCAGTTTGCCTAAACCCAATTGGGTACATGATGATCTCCACCTTTCGGCTTTTGAAGGGCAATATACTTGAAAAACGATATTCTTAAATAAGAAGACATTATTGAATTAGAAGTCTTTTAAGCATATATTTAGCAATTTTACATACACGAATAAAATTGGTACACGAATAAAATTGTAACAAAGATAACGATTGTCTTTCTTCTCAGTCGGTATACCTTCTCTTCCCTCTACTCGAATGATCTTCTTGTGCTCCTCTGTTTCTCATGATCTTCAAAATCAGATGGTACCGGTAAAAGATACTTTGATACTCAAGTAAGACTTTGTTGTTCAACATTCAATGTTATTAGTACTAAATGATGACGTAgcttatttttgaaatttatatctatttatatgattatcgtGTACCTTTTGTTATTGGACCGAATTAAGAATTTGGATCATAACTAAGAATATATTACCTAATACTTGATTATTAATTAGTCTCGTTAATCTTCCATTTGGGTTAATAATTTCGGTCACGTCAATCGATCCTAACCGGATACTTAGGCCTCAGTATCGTACGGGCCCAACCAGTACAGTTAATATTTACTGATGAAACTTCGATCAATATGGGTATGacaatgaaaaaaaatggtCCGAGAATAAGTTGCGAGAAAATTCACAGAACAGAAAACAAAACCTTTAGAATATGGATGTCTGAGAATAAGTCGTGTGAATATAATGCTGTGTGTTTGTTTGGTACTAGATTAGTGTATATACAGACAGAGGGTTACGAGATAAAGGGCGTGAGAAAGTGGAGAGTTGCAGAAATGTGATCAACTGGAAGTACGATTATGAGCATTTGCATTTCTATTGTTAGCAATAAGCACATCCTGTTGGGTCCGTCTGAGAGGTTGTGGAGGTGGTGGTGGCCTTGAAGTTTGAGTTTGTGTTGGCGTAATTATTCGCTGCGCAATAGACTCATCGTAAGGCTGACTTAAATCTAGACTTCCACGCATTCGTCCAGTGGGAGCCCAATTCTGTTCTGATGGCGTACTGAATAATTCATCAGGCCGAGAAACTGACTGTGCTGTGTTTCCTCTTTTTTGATCCCTCTCACTTGCAAAAGGTGTGCCTGCAACATTGCTTTGATTTTGGACAGAAACTAGTGGTGGTGTCCGTCTAGCAGGCTGATGAGCAGCCATACCCCTAGCTTGTTGGGTATGAGCAGTGGTACCAGCTGGAGGAACATTCCTAGCATGCGAAATACCTTGTCGGGCAGCCGGTGCAGCAGCCCTGCCCGCCGCCTGTAAATTTCCAGATTGTGAAACACCTTGCTGGATGTGAGACCATTGGGTAGTAGATGGTCGCATTGGTGGGGGTGGTCGGAAATTTAGAGGCAATCGAGGTGGCCGATTATTCAGAGCTTGCTGCAGGTGTGAATTTCCAAAATCAGATAACGAACTAGATCTGGATTGGTTCTGCAATTGAGTTGGTGTTGATGTAGATCTGGATTGGTTCTGCAATTGAGTTGGTGTTGATGTGTTCTTTACTTGTACACGATTCTGATTTCAATGAGAAGTAAAAGGTAAGTGCAAGAGACATGGACTCAAAGTAACTCAGAAATTTAAGGTTCTAACGAATGATTTTGAACTCCATAGTGAAAGAAATTAATTACAGGCATCAATGATTTTTACAGTATAAGAAATGAAGAATACCAACTCAATATAAAGTATAATAGACAAATGCACATCTCCAAAGGTTGCCCTGACGTctatataatttcttttaagataaataaatatcattCTTTCCTGAAACCAATTTTCTTGTTTCCCACTGATCTTTTTCTTGGATAAGAAATGTAACAGCTACTCCTGATTTCTCGACGGTATATGTTTTAAAGCATGCTAATATGGAAGTGCAATCACCCAAAAAACTGATCCAATACGGAATAATTATATACGAGGAAAAATTGGTTTGAACCTATCAAGGAAAAGGAAAATCGAAAAATGGTTAAGGTGGTTTGAATAGAATGCTACTACGGGTGATCCAATGATTTTTAACCCGATGTGACCCATGTACTTGACCTTACCTAGTGGAATTTGACTATTACACTgggaaaaaaataaacaatttaagTTCAGAACATTATTATTATGATCTAGTGTTTCAGTTGTCAATTTTTCCTTTCAAGGTACCACAAGATATTAACACTGAAAGATAAGGAACATAACATAGAACAGAAAGTACCAGTGCATCCTCAAAAGCAGTCCCTAAAAAAAGGTAGTAATAATTTAGAACAAAAAAGTAAACATAGAGCCAACAAACCAACCTGTGTTGCAGTGTGATGCCGAAATGCAGGTGGATTCATTGGGGATCGAGAAAAACGTTGCTGTCTTTCAGTATCACTTAGTATGGCTTTCAAAGTATCTACAGTAGTAGAGCTAGGCAAAGGAATATGAGAAGAAGAGGTATTGGTAGATAGCAGAGAATTATTTAAACCCAATGCCTGGGATTGGACTGGGAGGGCCTGAACAGCTACTGGAGTTCTAGTAATATGTCTTGGCACTGAGGATGACCTACCATACTCGTTAACTGAATTCATATGATTCATCTGCATCTGCAAATTGTTTGGTGCCAAAAATTGATTACGCATGGCAGAGTTAACAGCAGAGTTATTGTCACGACCTGCAGATTCCTGATTAAATGCTGGAGAAACAGTATCAGGCAGAACAGGTAGCTCAGAGGTACCAACCATTGGGACATCAGACCTATTACGGGCAACATAAACCCCAGAGAAAAAGTCATCTATTTGAGCAGCAACATTTCGATTAACACCAGGAGAGTTCATACCCAAGGAAGTTGAATTTGGAGCGACAAACTGATTTTGAACAGATGCCTGGAAAGGTTTTCTATCTACAATTTCAGAACAGTCCATTGTCTCCAAATGATCATCATCTTCAGTGAGGTCAACAGTCCCAGGAGAGCAAGTATATTCCTGTGGTTCAGTTTGTTCCTTTTCATAGTTGGGGGCCTTCTTTTGCATCTTATCCACATCATGATCCTTTTCCGTGACTGCCTTCCAAGATCCATCAGCAAGGACAATCACTTCCGTAATGCTCTCACCAACATTTTTCAGGAtctttatttaaaaagaaaaaaaaaatagaagtttatttttcatttctttacAACCTTTCATTAACCCTAGGGTCAATTTGGTGTAACCTTAAAATTTGGAAGTGTGCAGTGGAGGTTCGAGATtagcataaaaaaataacttaaaatttCCACTCCCAAACTTAAGGTGACGCCAATAACCAACATTTTTCAggatctttatttttttttaaaataaaaatagaggtttatttttcatttctttacAACCTTTCATTAACCCTAGGGTCAATTTGGTGTAAGTGTAACCTTAAAATTTTGAAGTGTGCAGTGGAGGTTCGAGATTAgcataaaaaattaacttaaaatttcCACTCCCAATCTTAAGGTGACGCCAATAAACAATTG
The sequence above is a segment of the Phaseolus vulgaris cultivar G19833 chromosome 2, P. vulgaris v2.0, whole genome shotgun sequence genome. Coding sequences within it:
- the LOC137811450 gene encoding E4 SUMO-protein ligase PIAL1 isoform X2, whose translation is MEKFYPNVKLGSILASIEVQEPGYGASVVDFHITKSEFVKDKIFLLVAQIDNIEISACLISPQQVNFLLNGKGVINRTNVQMDPGPQMPTDVTGMLKFGTNLLQAVGHFTGRYTVLVAYMSFTPLHEDPVLQDYLQPVVTSVDSDSDIIEGASQISLSCPISFTRIKTPVKGRSCKHFQCFDFNNFISINSKRPSWRCPHCNQYVCYADIRLDRNMVEILKNVGESITEVIVLADGSWKAVTEKDHDVDKMQKKAPNYEKEQTEPQEYTCSPGTVDLTEDDDHLETMDCSEIVDRKPFQASVQNQFVAPNSTSLGMNSPGVNRNVAAQIDDFFSGVYVARNRSDVPMVGTSELPVLPDTVSPAFNQESAGRDNNSAVNSAMRNQFLAPNNLQMQMNHMNSVNEYGRSSSVPRHITRTPVAVQALPVQSQALGLNNSLLSTNTSSSHIPLPSSTTVDTLKAILSDTERQQRFSRSPMNPPAFRHHTATQNRVQVKNTSTPTQLQNQSRSTSTPTQLQNQSRSSSLSDFGNSHLQQALNNRPPRLPLNFRPPPPMRPSTTQWSHIQQGVSQSGNLQAAGRAAAPAARQGISHARNVPPAGTTAHTQQARGMAAHQPARRTPPLVSVQNQSNVAGTPFASERDQKRGNTAQSVSRPDELFSTPSEQNWAPTGRMRGSLDLSQPYDESIAQRIITPTQTQTSRPPPPPQPLRRTQQDVLIANNRNANAHNRTSS
- the LOC137811450 gene encoding E4 SUMO-protein ligase PIAL2 isoform X1, with the translated sequence MNGVAGLPLPPNSPPSVINMYRINKVTERLAWLAQPGNLGDPKEFYNHCLSLSRGIDYALANGEIPGNAHELPLLVKQICQLKNDELSQAALMVLLISVKGACEIGWFQSKESEELLTIVDEIRKVYSSVGTINARPRQCSSEISTIMEKFYPNVKLGSILASIEVQEPGYGASVVDFHITKSEFVKDKIFLLVAQIDNIEISACLISPQQVNFLLNGKGVINRTNVQMDPGPQMPTDVTGMLKFGTNLLQAVGHFTGRYTVLVAYMSFTPLHEDPVLQDYLQPVVTSVDSDSDIIEGASQISLSCPISFTRIKTPVKGRSCKHFQCFDFNNFISINSKRPSWRCPHCNQYVCYADIRLDRNMVEILKNVGESITEVIVLADGSWKAVTEKDHDVDKMQKKAPNYEKEQTEPQEYTCSPGTVDLTEDDDHLETMDCSEIVDRKPFQASVQNQFVAPNSTSLGMNSPGVNRNVAAQIDDFFSGVYVARNRSDVPMVGTSELPVLPDTVSPAFNQESAGRDNNSAVNSAMRNQFLAPNNLQMQMNHMNSVNEYGRSSSVPRHITRTPVAVQALPVQSQALGLNNSLLSTNTSSSHIPLPSSTTVDTLKAILSDTERQQRFSRSPMNPPAFRHHTATQNRVQVKNTSTPTQLQNQSRSTSTPTQLQNQSRSSSLSDFGNSHLQQALNNRPPRLPLNFRPPPPMRPSTTQWSHIQQGVSQSGNLQAAGRAAAPAARQGISHARNVPPAGTTAHTQQARGMAAHQPARRTPPLVSVQNQSNVAGTPFASERDQKRGNTAQSVSRPDELFSTPSEQNWAPTGRMRGSLDLSQPYDESIAQRIITPTQTQTSRPPPPPQPLRRTQQDVLIANNRNANAHNRTSS
- the LOC137811450 gene encoding E4 SUMO-protein ligase PIAL1 isoform X3 — translated: MLNWVQYLHQLRSRRWFLPGYGASVVDFHITKSEFVKDKIFLLVAQIDNIEISACLISPQQVNFLLNGKGVINRTNVQMDPGPQMPTDVTGMLKFGTNLLQAVGHFTGRYTVLVAYMSFTPLHEDPVLQDYLQPVVTSVDSDSDIIEGASQISLSCPISFTRIKTPVKGRSCKHFQCFDFNNFISINSKRPSWRCPHCNQYVCYADIRLDRNMVEILKNVGESITEVIVLADGSWKAVTEKDHDVDKMQKKAPNYEKEQTEPQEYTCSPGTVDLTEDDDHLETMDCSEIVDRKPFQASVQNQFVAPNSTSLGMNSPGVNRNVAAQIDDFFSGVYVARNRSDVPMVGTSELPVLPDTVSPAFNQESAGRDNNSAVNSAMRNQFLAPNNLQMQMNHMNSVNEYGRSSSVPRHITRTPVAVQALPVQSQALGLNNSLLSTNTSSSHIPLPSSTTVDTLKAILSDTERQQRFSRSPMNPPAFRHHTATQNRVQVKNTSTPTQLQNQSRSTSTPTQLQNQSRSSSLSDFGNSHLQQALNNRPPRLPLNFRPPPPMRPSTTQWSHIQQGVSQSGNLQAAGRAAAPAARQGISHARNVPPAGTTAHTQQARGMAAHQPARRTPPLVSVQNQSNVAGTPFASERDQKRGNTAQSVSRPDELFSTPSEQNWAPTGRMRGSLDLSQPYDESIAQRIITPTQTQTSRPPPPPQPLRRTQQDVLIANNRNANAHNRTSS